In the genome of Paenibacillus pabuli, one region contains:
- the minD gene encoding septum site-determining protein MinD, whose protein sequence is MGEAIVITSGKGGVGKTTTSANIGTALALLGKKVCLVDTDIGLRNLDVVMGLENRIIYDLCDVADGRCRLNQALVKDKRFEELYMLPAAQTRDKNSVSPEQVKDIILELKKDFEYVIIDCPAGIEQGFKNAVAGADQAIVVTTPENAAVRDADRVIGLLESSHIQSPKLVVNRIRNNMVKSGDMLDIDGILQVLNIDLIGIVPDDELVIKAANSGEPTVMNPDSLAAIAYRNIARRILGDTVPLMQLEQKKGAFSRFKKFFGMG, encoded by the coding sequence ATGGGAGAGGCGATCGTGATCACTTCGGGTAAAGGCGGCGTGGGTAAAACAACCACCTCGGCAAACATCGGGACAGCGCTGGCGCTGCTCGGCAAAAAGGTTTGTCTGGTAGATACCGATATCGGCCTTCGCAATCTGGATGTCGTGATGGGACTCGAAAACCGGATCATTTATGATCTGTGTGACGTTGCAGACGGCCGCTGCCGACTGAATCAGGCTTTGGTCAAAGATAAGCGTTTTGAAGAATTATATATGCTGCCTGCAGCACAAACGAGAGATAAGAACTCTGTGTCACCGGAACAGGTGAAGGACATTATCCTCGAATTGAAAAAAGATTTTGAATACGTCATTATTGATTGTCCAGCCGGAATTGAGCAGGGGTTCAAAAATGCGGTTGCAGGAGCTGACCAGGCAATTGTGGTCACTACACCTGAAAATGCGGCTGTCCGTGATGCGGACCGTGTCATTGGTTTGCTGGAGAGCTCACACATTCAATCACCAAAACTGGTCGTGAACCGAATCCGTAACAATATGGTTAAATCAGGCGATATGCTCGACATTGACGGCATTTTACAAGTACTTAACATTGATCTGATCGGGATCGTTCCTGATGATGAGCTTGTCATTAAGGCAGCCAACTCGGGAGAGCCTACAGTAATGAATCCGGATTCACTTGCGGCCATTGCCTATCGTAATATTGCTCGTCGTATTCTGGGAGATACCGTTCCCTTGATGCAATTGGAGCAAAAAAAGGGTGCTTTCTCACGCTTTAA
- the minC gene encoding septum site-determining protein MinC, giving the protein MTVKSNHVTIKGIRDGLVFLLDDQCEFEELLYELRYKLEHSHQNILTGPIVHVDIKLGSREVTEDQKEAILDILKQKGNLLIRSIDTPALKPEIKGPPPIVTMCGMVRSGQVLHHEGNLLFLGDINPGGTVTCTGDIYVLGSLRGMAHAGIGGDEDSIIAASVFAPTQLRIADIISRPPDEWESRETGMEFAYLQDNQMQIDKMSNIVRLRRDFNVFKGV; this is encoded by the coding sequence ATGACGGTAAAATCGAATCACGTAACGATTAAAGGCATCCGAGACGGCCTGGTTTTCCTGTTGGACGATCAATGTGAATTCGAGGAATTGCTCTATGAGCTCCGCTATAAGCTGGAACACAGCCATCAAAATATTTTGACCGGACCGATTGTTCATGTGGATATCAAACTGGGCAGCAGGGAAGTGACGGAGGACCAGAAAGAAGCAATTCTTGATATACTGAAACAAAAAGGGAATTTGCTTATTCGCTCCATCGACACACCAGCCCTTAAACCAGAGATTAAAGGGCCGCCGCCGATTGTGACCATGTGTGGCATGGTACGTTCGGGTCAGGTGCTTCATCATGAAGGGAATCTACTGTTTCTTGGAGATATCAATCCGGGGGGCACAGTAACGTGTACCGGAGATATATATGTTTTGGGTTCACTAAGAGGCATGGCTCACGCTGGGATTGGCGGGGACGAAGATTCAATTATTGCTGCATCGGTGTTTGCGCCAACGCAGCTGCGGATCGCTGACATCATCAGTCGTCCCCCTGATGAGTGGGAAAGCCGAGAGACCGGAATGGAATTTGCTTATTTACAGGACAATCAGATGCAGATCGACAAGATGAGCAATATCGTTCGGTTGCGCCGAGATTTTAATGTGTTTAAAGGAGTGTAG
- the mreD gene encoding rod shape-determining protein MreD, whose protein sequence is MITRKQVLFLLLFVLFIVEGTILPLLIPSGWQMRISANLVYIVILFIAVYHHRHTALVLGILFGLLHDVVFYGEMIGPYGFSMGLSAYMMGLIFQAPRAPLPVMVSVVLLGSLLNDTMLFFLYKLFQLNHVTFDWALLEYMIPNLFIHFVFALIIYVPLRKQLERIGKRKSKAQEAA, encoded by the coding sequence ATGATAACGCGCAAGCAAGTCTTATTCCTGTTACTGTTCGTTTTGTTCATTGTTGAAGGAACGATCCTTCCGCTGCTCATTCCTTCGGGCTGGCAAATGCGCATTTCTGCCAATCTGGTTTACATCGTGATTTTGTTTATCGCCGTATATCATCATCGGCACACGGCGTTGGTGCTTGGCATATTATTTGGACTATTGCACGACGTCGTATTCTACGGCGAAATGATTGGACCATACGGATTCTCTATGGGATTATCGGCATATATGATGGGACTTATTTTTCAAGCGCCGCGTGCACCACTGCCAGTGATGGTTTCCGTCGTCCTTTTGGGAAGTCTGCTTAATGACACCATGTTATTCTTTCTGTACAAGCTCTTCCAACTTAATCACGTTACATTTGACTGGGCTTTGCTTGAATACATGATTCCCAATTTGTTCATTCATTTTGTGTTCGCGCTGATCATTTATGTTCCTCTTCGGAAACAACTTGAGCGGATTGGTAAGAGAAAGAGCAAAGCACAAGAAGCTGCTTAA
- the mreC gene encoding rod shape-determining protein MreC has product MVELFKLLGNKRLFVLLVGLVTFIALMGFTLGPRTALSWPEKFLKDSVGFVQYVFYKPASSVAGFFKDLANMRTVYQENEELRIAMGHYTRDRLKYNDMEQVNEQLQKALNFTEEQKNRYNYGSRIAQVISANSDPNSRTINIDIGENAGIKAGMAVTSQEGLVGVVSHVSSYTSTVNLLTSMDANDPTSNAIAATAVGKEKVFGMIESYDPKTGMLKMTKISEDSDIKKGDEIISSGIINNFPKYMRIGEVKSVEKSEYGLTQTATIKPYASFLDWKELIVIIPPEVKE; this is encoded by the coding sequence GTGGTCGAACTGTTTAAACTGCTGGGTAACAAAAGACTTTTTGTTTTGCTGGTGGGCCTTGTTACATTTATCGCGTTAATGGGCTTTACGCTCGGTCCGCGAACCGCTCTATCCTGGCCGGAGAAATTCCTGAAGGATTCAGTCGGATTTGTACAATACGTATTTTACAAGCCCGCTTCTTCTGTAGCGGGCTTTTTCAAAGATTTGGCGAACATGCGTACGGTATATCAAGAAAATGAAGAGCTTCGTATTGCGATGGGTCACTATACCCGTGATCGGCTGAAGTACAATGATATGGAGCAAGTGAATGAACAGCTCCAGAAAGCGCTCAATTTTACCGAGGAACAAAAGAATCGGTATAACTACGGTTCACGAATTGCTCAAGTCATCAGTGCCAACTCCGACCCGAACAGCAGAACGATTAATATCGACATTGGTGAAAATGCGGGAATCAAGGCCGGGATGGCTGTTACTTCACAGGAGGGGCTGGTTGGGGTGGTCAGTCATGTCAGTTCATACACGTCAACGGTTAATCTGTTAACATCCATGGATGCGAATGATCCTACTTCCAATGCCATTGCAGCTACAGCGGTTGGTAAAGAAAAAGTGTTTGGCATGATCGAGAGTTATGATCCGAAGACTGGCATGCTCAAAATGACCAAGATTTCTGAAGATTCAGATATCAAAAAGGGTGATGAAATCATCTCTTCCGGGATCATCAATAACTTTCCGAAGTACATGCGAATCGGGGAAGTGAAGAGTGTTGAGAAAAGCGAATATGGGTTAACACAAACAGCTACAATTAAGCCATATGCAAGTTTTCTGGACTGGAAAGAGTTGATTGTGATTATCCCGCCTGAGGTAAAAGAATAA
- a CDS encoding rod shape-determining protein has protein sequence MFGGFTKDLGIDLGTANTLVYVRGKGIVVREPSVVALRTDTKSIEAVGESAKKMIGRTPGNIRAIRPMKDGVIADFDTTATMIKYFIRQAQKQRSMFQRHPNVMVCVPSGITAVEQRAVEDATKQAGAREAYTIEEPFAAAIGADLPVWEPTGSMVVDIGGGTTEVAVISLGGIVTSRSVRVAGDEMDESVIQYIKRQYNLMIGERTSEQLKMDIGSAMPLEQVETMEIRGRDLVTGLPKTITITSDEISEALADTVNAIVEAVKVTLEKCPPELAADIMDRGIVLTGGGALLRNLDKLLAGETGMPVIVAENPLDCVAIGTGKALENIHLFKSRSSSAVRSKR, from the coding sequence ATGTTTGGTGGTTTTACGAAAGATTTGGGTATTGATTTGGGGACAGCAAATACTTTGGTTTATGTACGTGGAAAAGGAATTGTGGTGCGCGAACCTTCGGTCGTCGCTCTGCGGACAGATACAAAAAGCATTGAGGCAGTAGGGGAATCTGCCAAAAAAATGATTGGACGTACACCAGGGAACATTCGTGCCATTCGTCCAATGAAAGACGGCGTTATTGCTGATTTCGATACAACAGCAACAATGATCAAATACTTTATTCGTCAGGCGCAGAAACAACGCTCCATGTTCCAGCGTCATCCTAACGTGATGGTATGTGTACCATCCGGGATTACTGCGGTAGAACAACGTGCGGTTGAAGATGCAACAAAACAAGCTGGTGCGCGTGAAGCCTACACGATTGAAGAGCCTTTTGCAGCTGCAATCGGCGCAGATCTTCCGGTATGGGAACCAACGGGCAGTATGGTTGTAGATATCGGTGGCGGTACAACAGAAGTGGCTGTTATTTCCCTTGGCGGGATTGTAACGAGTCGTTCCGTTCGTGTAGCTGGTGATGAGATGGATGAATCCGTGATTCAATACATTAAACGCCAGTATAATCTGATGATTGGTGAACGTACGTCTGAGCAGTTAAAAATGGATATCGGATCAGCTATGCCGCTTGAGCAAGTGGAAACCATGGAAATTCGTGGACGCGACCTCGTTACAGGCCTGCCGAAGACGATTACAATTACATCGGATGAAATCAGCGAAGCTTTGGCGGATACGGTGAATGCCATTGTTGAAGCTGTAAAAGTAACCTTGGAGAAATGTCCTCCTGAGCTGGCAGCGGATATTATGGACCGCGGTATTGTTCTCACAGGTGGCGGTGCATTGCTTCGCAATCTGGACAAGCTGCTTGCTGGTGAAACTGGAATGCCAGTTATCGTAGCAGAGAACCCGCTCGATTGCGTTGCAATCGGAACAGGTAAGGCACTTGAGAATATTCATTTGTTCAAGAGCAGAAGCAGTTCGGCAGTTCGTTCCAAACGTTAA